The Geobacter metallireducens GS-15 region CCTGATCGTCAAGGAAACCCAGCGCTGCGCCCGAATCGTGAAGGGGCTGCTCGATTTCTCCAGGGAATCGATGCCCCAGAAAAAGCCCTCGTCCCTGAACGCCATCATGGACGCAACACTGACGCTGGTCTGCAACCAGTCGAGCTTCCACGATATCAACGTCATCAAGGAGTACAACCCCGACATCCCCGAGATGAACCTCGACCCGAACCAGATCGAGCAGGTGTTTATCAACCTGCTCCTGAACGCCTGCCACGCCATCGGGGGTCCTGGGGAGATCAGGATCAGAACCGGCTTCGACCAGGAGCGGGAAGAGGCCTACGCCGCCATTACCGACAACGGCTGCGGGATTCCCGAGGAACATTTATCCAAAATATTCGACCCCTTCTTTTCCACCAAGGAAAACAAGGGTACCGGCCTGGGACTTTCGGTTTCCTACGGAATTATCGAGGGCCACGGTGGGAGAATCGAGGTCCGGAGCACCATGGGAGCGGGGACCACCTTCACCTGCTGGCTGCCGCTCAACCATGACAGGGCAACGGCTACGGCCGAAGCGGCGGCGGCCAATCAGGCGGCTCCCTTGCCGGAATCCTCCTGACTCTCCATCCGCTTTCATCGGCATAAGAAAAGGGGTCCACGGATTGTGGCCCCCTTTTTCGTTTCAATCGCCCCGCAGCAGCGGCTTCGCGTCAATTGTTCATCTGACTTCGCACTGAGATCCGCAGTTTTTTAAGCAACGCCTGGAAGTTGGGCCGAAGCATACCCGTTTCCTCAGCAGCCCGGGTAATGTTCCAGTTGTTGCGTTTGAGGGCCTGGAGGACAAAGGCCTTTTCGATGGGTTCCACGGCTCGCTCCCGAATCTGCCGCTTGGTCTCCTTCAACTCCTCGACGTTCTGGGGGACATAGGCCGCAACTCCGGTCCCCTCGCTTCCGGAGAGACGCAGTTCCAGATCTTCCTTCTGGATCAAATCCTCCTCGGCAAGGACCACGGCCCGCTCGATGATGTTCTCCAACTCCCGTACGTTGCCGGGAAACGTGTAATCCTCCAGGAGTGCCATGGCGTCAGGCGCCAGTCCCCGGATTTCCCGCCCCATCTCCTCGGAAAACTTCTTGAGGAAGAAGGCGATGAGGAGCGGCAGATCCCCCTTGCGCTCACGCAGGGGAGGAAGGTCTATGGGAATAATGTTCAGGCGGAAGAAGAGGTCTTCCCGGAAGGTCCCCTGGGGGACCAGGGTCCGGAGGTTCTTGTTGGTGGCAGCCACGAGGCGGATGTCGATGGGGACCGGCTGGGTGCCGCCGATGGGGGTGATCTCCCGCTCCTGAAGAACCCGCAGGAGCTTCGCCTGGGTGGTGAGGCTTATGTTGGATATCTCGTCCAAGAAGAGGGTGCCGCCGTCAGCCACCTTGAAGAGTCCGGTTTTCGTCTGGATCGCACCGGTGAACGATCCTTTCACGTGGCCGAACAATTCGCTTTCCAGGAGGTTCTCGGCCAGGGACGTACAGTCGACGGCAACAAAGGGATTTTCGCGGCGGTTGCTGTGGTTGTGGATGGCCCGGGCAACCAGCTCCTTCCCGGTACCGCTCTCGCCGGTGATGAGAACGGTGCTGTCGGTGGGGGCAACCTGGATGATGCGCCGGTAGACCTTCTGGATTTCCTTGCTCTCCCCCACGAAGAGATCGAAGCCGTGGTGCTCTCCCAGCTCCTTCTTCAGAAAGATGTTCTCAATCAGGACTGCACGCTGATCGAGAGCTTTCCTCACTTTCTCCGTAATCTGCTCGGGGGTAAAGGGTTTGGCGATGTAGTCGAAGGCACCGTTCTTCATGGCCTCCACAGCGGTGTCGACGGTTGAGAAGCCGGTAATGATGATAACCGGAACTTCCGGCTGCAGAACCTTGATTGCCTTGAGAACCTCCATGCCGCTCATGCCGGGCATCTTCAGGTCGGTAATCACAAGACTGAAGTTTTCCTCCTGCATCCGTTCGAGGGCAATCTGCCCGCTGGCCGAGGTCTCCACATGGAATCCCTCCTTCTCCAGGATGCGCCGCAGTCCCTCGCGAATAACCGCTTCATCGTCCACCACAAGAACATCAATGTTTTCCATCGCCACCTTCCCTTTTCATCCCCCATACGGGTGGGTTACTCATTCATAACAGACCGGCGACAAAGCAACAGACGATTAGTAGTTTCTAAATTACATCAACCACCCTGACAAGTCAAACACCTTATGGAGTCACACCTATCGACCGAAAGTCGACTCGCTTGAATTTATTACATGATTTCAATATGATACAACCGAAAACCCGACTGTACAATAATTTATACACTCCAAACCCAAGCACAATACCATGCAATTACGGCAAGTTAGCCACAGACACCCTTTCAGGCCGCTCCGGGACTGCCCGGTGCCCGTATAACTACATTATACACATCGCCCCATCCCCGTCCTCTCAGGCTCTGGCCTTTAAACGAATTCTTCCCAATTTTCAATAACTTAAAAATATTTAATCAATCTGGCATAACGGATGCACTTGTAATGGTCAAGACGGCACGCATCGTTATTCACATACCCAGGGAGAATGCCATGAAAACCTCAGCGAGAGCACTCTTAGCACTTCTTGCAGCATCCGGTACAGCCCTTGCGGCAAGCGGTGCCGAATCCGAGGCCAACGGCTTCCTGGTGACGCTCTTCCTCGCGTTTGGTGCCCTGGTCATAGCTTTCCAACTGGCCCCCGGCCTGATCCTGTTCGGCTCCATGATGAAAGGGCTTTTCTCCAGGCCGGCCGACGAAACCGTCATGGGCGACTCCGGCAACGAACGGTAGGTCTGGCGATTCCGACGGAGAGAGGACAGCCATGTTAGGACTTCTCATCGCAGACAACGATACTGTTGCTCGCAAGGAACTGGCGGATCTTTTCATCGAAGCAGGCTACAACGTTACCGTGACCAACTCAGCGGCCAACGCCCTCTATGGGATACTCAAAAAAACCGCGCAGGTGGTCCTTATCGGGAGCGAATTCGACAATTTCAAGGCCGGCGATCTGATACCACTCCTCAAGCAATGCGATCGGAACGTTACGATTATCCTCGTATCCGATGAGGACTCCCTCCCGGTCATGCGTAAGCTTCGCAAGGATGGGATATTCTACCACGCACTGAGACCGGTCAAACCGGAGGACAAAGAAGAAATCCGCCAGGCCGTGCGATGCGCCTTCGAAAACCTTCTCAGCGCACGGCCGGCAAGATAACGCTTTTGGTTAACCAACCACGGAATCAAAGGGAAAAAAGGAGGACAC contains the following coding sequences:
- a CDS encoding sigma-54-dependent transcriptional regulator, translating into MENIDVLVVDDEAVIREGLRRILEKEGFHVETSASGQIALERMQEENFSLVITDLKMPGMSGMEVLKAIKVLQPEVPVIIITGFSTVDTAVEAMKNGAFDYIAKPFTPEQITEKVRKALDQRAVLIENIFLKKELGEHHGFDLFVGESKEIQKVYRRIIQVAPTDSTVLITGESGTGKELVARAIHNHSNRRENPFVAVDCTSLAENLLESELFGHVKGSFTGAIQTKTGLFKVADGGTLFLDEISNISLTTQAKLLRVLQEREITPIGGTQPVPIDIRLVAATNKNLRTLVPQGTFREDLFFRLNIIPIDLPPLRERKGDLPLLIAFFLKKFSEEMGREIRGLAPDAMALLEDYTFPGNVRELENIIERAVVLAEEDLIQKEDLELRLSGSEGTGVAAYVPQNVEELKETKRQIRERAVEPIEKAFVLQALKRNNWNITRAAEETGMLRPNFQALLKKLRISVRSQMNN
- a CDS encoding response regulator encodes the protein MLGLLIADNDTVARKELADLFIEAGYNVTVTNSAANALYGILKKTAQVVLIGSEFDNFKAGDLIPLLKQCDRNVTIILVSDEDSLPVMRKLRKDGIFYHALRPVKPEDKEEIRQAVRCAFENLLSARPAR